One region of Oryza glaberrima chromosome 7, OglaRS2, whole genome shotgun sequence genomic DNA includes:
- the LOC127779329 gene encoding uncharacterized protein LOC127779329: protein MESSSSASLPEYVQFDGDLLPVAWLEGEVLAEFLAFLDDAAAAAAEDEAEPYEVEFAADDDSNDDVGGDLVDDGGVMEEDGLDYVYDDDDVELVDADFVDGSFDDGLVSDADADGGAATATAEEHAARAAEPPARNARMSVGPVKQFGGDYEAINEMIREYLQADNKRRRARRVAAAMSRLRRQRRRPAEDGGAPTWP, encoded by the exons atggagtcgtcgtcgtcggcgtccctCCCGGAGTACGTGCAGTTCGACGGCGATCTACTCCCCGTGGCGTGGTTGGAGGGCGAGGTGCTCGCCGAATTCTTGGCGTTTCTTGatgacgccgcggcggcggcggcggaggatgaggCGGAGCCGTACGAG GTAGAGTTCGCCGCCGATGACGACAGCAACGACGACGTTGGCGGCGACCTCGTGGATGATGGCGGCGTCATGGAGGAGGATGGGTTGGATTACGtatacgacgacgacgacgtcgagctCGTGGACGCCGACTTCGTGGACGGCAGCTTCGACGACGGCCTTGTGTCCGACGCGGACGCCGACGGAGGCGCCGCCACTgcgacggcggaggagcacGCCGCACGAGCCGCAGAGCCACCGGCGCGCAACGCGAGGATGAGCGTGGGGCCCGTGAAGCAGTTCGGCGGGGACTACGAAGCCATCAACGAGATGATCCGCGAGTACCTGCAGGCGGACAAcaagcggcggcgcgctcgcaGGGTCGCCGCGGCGATGTCGCGCCTCcgtcgccagcggcggcggccggcggaggacggcggtgcACCGACGTGGCCGTAG
- the LOC127779326 gene encoding uncharacterized protein LOC127779326 — translation MESLSSASASLPEYVQFDGHLLPVAWLEGEVLAEFLAFLDEAEPYEEEEEEPQEVEFAADDGSDDGVVVVVGDLVDDGGVMEGEVDYVVEHFEDDDNGGGSFDDLVSDADVADDGGGGGFDDLVAEADDEAATTPAAAAADDARAPRTTARMSVRRPVSLLGVDYDTINDIVRKHLAEKNRRRRARWR, via the exons ATGGAGTCgttgtcgtcggcgtcggcgtccctCCCGGAGTACGTGCAGTTCGACGGCCATCTTCTCCCCGTGGCATGGCTGGAGGGCGAGGTGCTCGCCGAGTTCTTGGCGTTTCTTGATGAAGCGGAGCCGTACGAG gaggaggaggaggagccgcagGAGGTCGAGTTCGCCGCCGatgacggcagcgacgacggcgtcgtcgtcgtcgtcggcgacctcGTTGATGATGGCGGCGTCATGGAGGGTGAGGTGGACTACGTCGTCGAGCACTTCGAGGACGACGataacggcggcggcagcttcgaCGACCTTGTGTCAGACGCCGACgtggcggacgacggcggcggcggcggcttcgacgACCTTGTGGCCGAAGCCGATGACGAGGCCGCCAccaccccggcggcggcggcggcggacgacgcgaGGGCGCCGCGCACCACCGCCAGGATGAGCGTGAGGCGGCCCGTGAGTCTCTTGGGCGTCGACTACGACACCATCAACGATATCGTCCGCAAACACCTGGCGGAGaagaatcggcggcggcgcgccc